The DNA segment GTCTGGGCGGGTTCCCCGGGAACAGGCGGGCCCGGATCCTGTGGCTGGGCCTGGTGCCCTCCCCGGCCCTCGAGAGCCTGGCCCGGAATCTTCGCGGCGCCCTGGCCGCCGCGGGCGAACCCTTCGATGCCAAGCCCTTCCGCGCCCACATCACGCTGGCCCGGCTGCGCCAGCCCGGGCCCTTGGCCGCCTTTCCCGAACCCCTGCCCACGCCCTTCGCCGCAGGGGACCTGGTGCTGTTCGAAAGCCTGGCGCAGGGCGGCTACGCGCCCCTGAGGACCTGGCCCTTGCGACGGGTATGATCGAAGTTTTGCCGGAGCCCTCGATGCGTCTCGCCCTCCTGCCCCTCTGCCTCGCGACCGCGGTCCCCCTCTGCGCCCAGTGGGACCTGCGCCTGGAGCTGCCGCGACCCTCGGGCCAGAACCTGCCCCAGACCATCCTCTCGGGCACGAGCCAGCTGGTGGCCGGGGACTTCGACACGGGCAAGGGCTTCATCGCCACCGTGAACCGGCAGCTCCTCCAGGTGGGGCCCCTGCTGAAGCTGGAGGGCGGTCTCGAATACTCCCAGTTCTCCGCCGACGGCAGCCTGGCCACGGGCACCACCACCCAGGGCACGAAGCTGAAGCAGCAGGGCCTGGGCCTGGGGCTCAACGCCCAGGTGTGGGTCCCCTTCGTGGGAATTGCCGGCGAGATCGGCCTCATCCAGCGCCTCCAGCACTACACGGTGGACACCGCCGGCGCCTCCAGCGCCAAGGACCTGAGCCGCACCTGGCTCCGGGTGGGCGCCCGCTGGCGCATCCCCATGGTGGTGGTGCATCCCTACGTGGCGGCCAGCTACCAGCAGCCCACCAGCAAGGATCGCCCCGTGCGGCTGAACAGCGCGTCGGACC comes from the Geothrix edaphica genome and includes:
- the thpR gene encoding RNA 2',3'-cyclic phosphodiesterase, producing MEGGGLRLFFALPLPAPLREALGHWQQTGPPVRWSRTEGLHVTLAFLGDRPAEALPALDALASAVATRHAPFALCTAGLGGFPGNRRARILWLGLVPSPALESLARNLRGALAAAGEPFDAKPFRAHITLARLRQPGPLAAFPEPLPTPFAAGDLVLFESLAQGGYAPLRTWPLRRV